From Chryseobacterium joostei, the proteins below share one genomic window:
- a CDS encoding 5' nucleotidase, NT5C type, which produces MKKVIVDMDGVMADVYHQLAQFEKRDTGKDLEVGTMVGKPELEVFPNGKKHVNEVGFFRTLPVMEGSREAMEYLNNKYELYIVSAGMEFPNSLREKYDWLAEHFPFITWEQIVLCGSKRVVSGDVMIDDYPKNLDHFSGDRLIFTQPHNELIENETYQRVNSWEEIMNIL; this is translated from the coding sequence ATGAAAAAAGTAATTGTTGATATGGATGGAGTAATGGCGGATGTATATCATCAGTTGGCACAATTTGAAAAAAGAGATACAGGAAAAGATCTTGAAGTAGGTACTATGGTTGGGAAGCCTGAATTAGAGGTCTTTCCTAACGGGAAAAAGCATGTGAATGAGGTAGGTTTTTTCCGCACCTTGCCTGTAATGGAAGGCAGCCGTGAAGCGATGGAATATCTAAACAATAAATATGAACTCTACATTGTTTCTGCAGGAATGGAGTTTCCCAACAGTCTGAGGGAAAAATATGACTGGCTGGCTGAGCATTTTCCATTCATCACATGGGAACAGATTGTTCTTTGTGGAAGCAAAAGAGTAGTATCGGGGGATGTAATGATTGATGATTATCCAAAGAATTTAGATCATTTCTCAGGCGACAGACTGATTTTTACCCAACCCCATAATGAGCTGATAGAAAATGAGACCTACCAACGGGTAAATTCATGGGAAGAAATCATGAATATTTTGTAG
- a CDS encoding ABC-F family ATP-binding cassette domain-containing protein, with the protein MNYVSAENLTKSYGIKVLFENISFHINEGDKIAIVAKNGSGKSTLLKILMGKEIADSGTAIINKDIQVVLFDQEIDYDPNLNIEEFMMTLDSKPILALKNYHKSLHSTDNDFIEKALADMEAHKAWDLENEMKQILSQLKITDLEAKMGTLSGGQIKRVALAKLLTETRAEHRHTLLIMDEPTNHLDVDMVEWLENYLTKAKITLLLVTHDRYFLDSVCDIIWEMEDGNLYFHNGSYATYLENKMIREDNLNATIDKANNLYRKELEWMRRQPKARTTKSKSRIDSFYETEKVAKTDTRKQGLELDFEMKRLGNKILELKNIDKSFGNKVLLKDFSYQFQRGEKVGIIGKNGAGKSTLLNIIQGFEKYDKGEIETGETISFGYFAQKGLTYKEDERVIDFIKEIAEFYPLANGKSLSASQFLRLFLFDDQTQYSPISKLSGGEKRRLHLMYILYQNPNFLIFDEPTNDLDLPTLTVLENFLQQFQGSLIIVSHDRYFMDRIVDHVLAFEGDGKIRDFVGNFSEYREAKSREDALEKNTVVKPEPVKETISIPETPQSSNTPKRKLTFKEQRELETIEKEMPELEEKRAKILDQLNNESDYEKIAGLSSELETISEKLENHEMRWLELQEAL; encoded by the coding sequence ATGAATTACGTTTCTGCAGAAAATCTTACCAAATCCTACGGCATCAAAGTTTTGTTTGAAAACATTTCTTTTCACATCAATGAAGGAGACAAAATTGCCATTGTTGCCAAAAACGGAAGTGGAAAATCTACCCTTCTGAAAATTTTAATGGGTAAAGAAATTGCAGACAGTGGCACTGCAATCATCAACAAGGATATTCAGGTGGTATTATTTGACCAGGAAATCGATTATGATCCCAACCTCAACATTGAGGAATTTATGATGACACTGGATTCTAAACCTATTCTTGCCCTGAAGAATTATCATAAGTCTCTTCATTCCACCGATAATGACTTTATTGAAAAAGCATTGGCTGATATGGAAGCTCACAAAGCATGGGACCTTGAAAATGAAATGAAGCAGATTCTTTCCCAACTTAAGATTACTGATCTTGAAGCAAAAATGGGAACCCTTTCAGGAGGCCAGATCAAACGTGTAGCATTGGCGAAATTATTAACAGAAACCAGAGCTGAACACAGACATACGCTACTGATTATGGATGAGCCTACCAACCACTTGGATGTGGATATGGTAGAATGGCTTGAAAATTATTTGACCAAAGCAAAAATCACCTTATTACTGGTTACCCACGACAGATATTTCCTAGACAGTGTCTGCGATATTATTTGGGAAATGGAGGATGGAAACCTTTATTTTCACAATGGTTCATATGCCACTTATCTTGAGAACAAAATGATTCGTGAGGATAATCTCAATGCAACCATTGATAAAGCAAATAACCTTTACAGAAAGGAATTGGAATGGATGCGAAGACAGCCTAAAGCAAGAACCACAAAGTCCAAAAGCAGAATTGATTCTTTTTACGAAACTGAAAAAGTTGCTAAAACAGATACCAGAAAACAGGGTCTTGAACTAGATTTTGAAATGAAGCGTCTGGGCAATAAGATTCTTGAACTGAAAAATATTGATAAAAGTTTTGGAAATAAGGTATTATTAAAGGATTTCAGCTATCAATTTCAACGTGGTGAAAAAGTAGGAATCATTGGGAAAAACGGAGCGGGCAAATCTACTCTTCTTAATATCATTCAGGGTTTTGAAAAATATGATAAAGGTGAGATTGAAACCGGAGAAACTATTTCTTTTGGATATTTTGCACAGAAAGGACTTACGTACAAGGAAGATGAGCGTGTTATTGATTTCATTAAGGAAATTGCAGAATTCTATCCTTTAGCGAATGGAAAAAGTCTTTCTGCATCACAGTTTTTGAGATTATTTTTATTTGATGATCAAACGCAATACTCACCTATCTCAAAGTTATCAGGTGGAGAAAAAAGAAGACTGCATTTAATGTATATTCTTTATCAGAATCCTAACTTTTTGATTTTTGACGAACCTACAAATGATCTGGATCTTCCCACATTAACGGTTCTTGAAAACTTTCTTCAGCAATTCCAGGGATCTTTAATTATTGTTTCCCACGACAGATATTTTATGGACAGGATTGTGGATCATGTCCTTGCTTTTGAAGGAGATGGAAAAATAAGAGATTTTGTTGGAAACTTCTCTGAATATCGTGAAGCAAAAAGCAGAGAAGATGCCCTGGAAAAAAATACCGTTGTAAAACCCGAACCGGTTAAAGAAACTATTTCTATTCCGGAAACGCCTCAATCTTCTAATACGCCAAAAAGGAAACTGACCTTTAAGGAACAGAGAGAATTGGAAACCATTGAAAAAGAAATGCCTGAGCTTGAAGAAAAGCGTGCAAAGATCTTGGACCAGCTTAATAATGAAAGTGATTATGAAAAAATAGCCGGTCTTTCCTCAGAGCTGGAAACAATTTCCGAAAAACTGGAAAACCATGAGATGAGATGGCTTGAATTACAGGAAGCATTATAA
- a CDS encoding Gfo/Idh/MocA family oxidoreductase, producing the protein MQLVKAGLCAFGMSGKVFHAPFLKEHPGFFISAVVERSKEESKEKYPEATIYHSVEEMLKNADIELVIVNTPVQTHYEYAKKALEAGKNIIVEKPFTVNVAEAEELVKLAEEKSLFLSVYQNRRFDRDFLQVQKILTEGKLGNIKEAEIRFDRFRTTSSGKQHKENPDQIGSGSLHDLGAHLVDQAVQYFGYPEKLFADVFSMKGPEFANDYFEILLFYKDDLRVRLKSSVFSKEAHYAYTIHGDRGSFLQERTDNQESELVAGAIPVYGKDWMEPLKEVDGILNYLNENSETVRTLTSSEAGNYMNYYQQIYEHIVFGYPLPSPGKEVIQNMKIIDASLKSTKEQSIVKL; encoded by the coding sequence ATGCAATTGGTAAAAGCAGGGCTTTGCGCCTTTGGAATGAGTGGCAAGGTATTTCATGCCCCTTTTTTAAAAGAACATCCGGGGTTTTTTATTTCTGCTGTGGTAGAAAGAAGTAAAGAGGAATCAAAAGAAAAATATCCTGAAGCAACCATTTATCACTCAGTAGAAGAAATGCTTAAAAATGCAGATATAGAGCTGGTGATTGTTAATACACCGGTTCAGACACATTATGAATATGCAAAAAAAGCACTTGAGGCCGGAAAAAATATTATTGTTGAAAAACCATTTACAGTAAATGTTGCGGAAGCTGAAGAACTTGTAAAACTTGCTGAAGAAAAGAGTTTGTTTCTAAGTGTATATCAGAATAGAAGATTTGATCGTGATTTCTTACAGGTACAAAAGATTTTAACAGAAGGGAAACTTGGAAATATTAAAGAAGCTGAAATCCGTTTTGATCGTTTCCGTACTACATCAAGTGGAAAGCAGCATAAGGAAAATCCGGATCAGATAGGTTCAGGGTCACTTCATGATCTTGGTGCTCATCTTGTAGATCAGGCTGTACAGTATTTTGGTTATCCCGAAAAGCTTTTTGCGGATGTATTTTCCATGAAAGGTCCGGAATTCGCTAATGATTATTTTGAAATTCTCTTATTCTATAAAGATGATTTAAGGGTAAGATTGAAATCATCAGTATTCAGTAAAGAAGCTCATTATGCCTATACCATACATGGAGACAGAGGAAGTTTTTTACAGGAAAGAACAGATAATCAGGAAAGTGAATTGGTTGCCGGAGCAATTCCTGTCTATGGTAAAGATTGGATGGAGCCTTTGAAAGAGGTAGACGGAATTTTAAACTATTTAAATGAAAACTCTGAAACAGTAAGGACATTAACTTCAAGTGAAGCGGGAAATTATATGAATTATTACCAGCAAATCTACGAGCATATTGTCTTTGGATATCCTTTACCATCACCGGGAAAAGAAGTAATTCAGAATATGAAGATTATAGATGCTTCACTAAAAAGCACAAAAGAGCAAAGCATAGTTAAGCTGTAA
- a CDS encoding TonB-dependent siderophore receptor, which translates to MKRQLLSLGLLFIAVSASSQMKNAEADTIRTQTIEDINLHKTGNPNQARALSTKSNLTVMENPQPIAMVTHEIIEQQQAKQLSDVLQNVNGMYVTSSRGNSQDSFGGRGFILGNDNIFKNGARINSGVFPEVSGLERVEVLKGANAMLYGNTAAGGIINMITKKPKFNFGGSIGLNGGSWNSYKPTVDFYGPLSKNIAFRINGAYEYAESFRDVVQSEKYYFNPSFLFNLSEKSQLIVEADYLKNNFTPDFGLGSIINPDGSFKINDLLPKNAFLGADWQYQNVEQLSTNVTFNHQFSDRWSLNTVASFQSYTKDYYSTERVQWSYDKPNNRYYWARPLNKTFNEQNYTSLQVNINGEFNTGKINHKVLMGTDGDYGVQNNYTYTNPTVYGTNGNTSAINNNLYLDDPSSWASGKMPDASLKDRTRIPTQRFGIYIQDFISLTKQFKVIAGLRWSYLETMTNTKNTFANNLGDVDQKNTAISDRAFSPKAGLVYMPNENLSVFATYTNSFAQNTGKDIFEQALKPTTIDQYEVGVKKNLWNNALAVNLTAYQIIYNNYYQTAPQLANGQANSDSFYKEFAGKMRSRGVELDITGNPTENLSIIGGFSYNNSVYIDTPEEFGYVEKQRLVRTPATTANASVFYKFTRYAKGLKVGAGAYFIGDRLAGWNDTKNGSTGLGARNGISRSFALKDYTTVMVSVGYEWKKFSIQGKVGNLFNVENYNVHENYSVNPITPRNYYFTLTYKL; encoded by the coding sequence ATGAAAAGACAACTACTTTCCTTAGGTCTTCTATTTATCGCTGTTTCAGCAAGTTCTCAGATGAAAAATGCTGAAGCAGATACCATCAGAACCCAAACCATTGAAGATATTAATCTTCATAAAACAGGAAATCCTAACCAGGCAAGAGCATTATCTACAAAGTCAAACCTGACGGTAATGGAGAATCCTCAGCCCATCGCAATGGTTACTCATGAGATTATTGAGCAGCAGCAAGCAAAACAACTGAGTGATGTTCTTCAAAATGTGAATGGAATGTACGTTACTTCATCCAGAGGTAATTCTCAGGATAGCTTTGGAGGACGTGGTTTTATCTTAGGAAATGACAATATTTTCAAGAATGGAGCAAGGATAAACAGTGGAGTCTTCCCTGAAGTAAGTGGTCTTGAAAGAGTAGAAGTTTTAAAAGGAGCCAACGCAATGCTTTATGGAAATACTGCTGCCGGAGGTATTATTAACATGATTACGAAAAAACCTAAATTCAACTTTGGCGGAAGTATAGGATTAAATGGCGGAAGCTGGAACTCCTACAAACCAACTGTAGATTTTTATGGCCCTTTATCTAAAAATATTGCGTTTAGAATAAATGGAGCTTATGAATATGCTGAAAGCTTCAGAGATGTTGTACAATCTGAAAAATATTACTTCAATCCTTCATTCTTATTTAATTTAAGTGAAAAGTCTCAATTAATTGTTGAGGCAGATTATCTTAAAAATAATTTCACTCCTGATTTTGGTCTTGGATCTATTATCAATCCTGACGGAAGTTTCAAAATAAACGATTTGCTCCCTAAAAATGCATTCTTAGGAGCAGACTGGCAATATCAAAATGTAGAACAACTATCTACCAACGTAACTTTCAATCATCAGTTTAGTGACAGATGGAGCTTAAATACTGTTGCTTCATTCCAAAGTTATACTAAAGACTACTACTCAACGGAAAGAGTACAATGGTCATATGACAAACCGAACAACAGGTATTACTGGGCAAGACCTTTAAACAAAACATTTAACGAACAAAACTATACTTCATTACAAGTTAATATTAATGGAGAGTTCAATACGGGAAAAATTAATCACAAGGTTTTAATGGGTACCGACGGGGATTATGGAGTTCAAAATAACTATACTTATACCAACCCAACCGTTTATGGAACTAATGGCAATACCTCAGCTATTAATAATAACCTTTATCTAGATGATCCATCAAGTTGGGCTAGTGGAAAAATGCCTGATGCATCTCTAAAAGACAGAACTAGAATTCCTACTCAGAGATTTGGTATTTACATTCAGGACTTCATCAGCCTTACCAAGCAATTTAAAGTAATTGCAGGTTTAAGATGGTCTTACCTAGAAACAATGACTAACACCAAGAATACCTTTGCAAATAACCTTGGGGATGTTGATCAAAAAAATACAGCTATATCAGACAGAGCATTTTCACCTAAAGCAGGTTTAGTCTACATGCCAAATGAAAACCTTTCAGTATTTGCAACGTATACAAACTCTTTTGCACAAAATACAGGAAAGGATATTTTTGAACAAGCATTAAAACCTACAACAATTGATCAGTATGAAGTAGGTGTAAAGAAAAACCTTTGGAACAATGCTTTAGCTGTTAACCTAACAGCATATCAGATTATTTATAATAACTATTACCAAACAGCTCCCCAATTGGCAAACGGGCAAGCAAATTCAGATTCTTTCTATAAAGAATTTGCTGGAAAAATGAGAAGCCGAGGAGTAGAGTTGGATATTACAGGAAATCCAACAGAAAACTTATCCATCATCGGAGGTTTCTCTTACAATAATTCAGTATATATAGATACACCAGAAGAATTCGGATATGTCGAAAAACAGAGATTGGTAAGAACACCTGCTACAACAGCAAATGCTTCCGTATTCTATAAATTCACCCGTTATGCAAAAGGCCTAAAAGTAGGTGCAGGAGCTTACTTTATTGGGGATAGATTAGCAGGGTGGAATGATACAAAAAATGGTTCAACCGGACTGGGTGCAAGAAACGGGATCAGTAGATCATTTGCATTAAAAGATTATACTACTGTAATGGTATCTGTAGGATATGAATGGAAAAAATTCTCAATTCAAGGGAAAGTGGGTAACCTGTTTAATGTCGAAAACTACAACGTTCACGAAAACTATTCAGTGAACCCAATTACGCCAAGAAACTATTATTTCACATTGACGTACAAACTTTAG
- a CDS encoding outer membrane beta-barrel protein, which translates to MKKLILTGVLAIAGLTATANAQIQKGNWMVGGNLAGANFGLNKGGGYDFNIQPKGAYFIEDNIALGGYVDLGFKGAKDAPTTFTYNVGALGRYYLNPGEQGVSNLLHHGRWFLEGNVGVGGTSISKGGSSSNGLNFGFGPGYSYFITPNIGLEGLVKYDANAGFGSGGYTNKITFGLGFQIYLPTSKAKQIINDVK; encoded by the coding sequence ATGAAAAAACTTATTTTAACAGGAGTATTAGCTATAGCAGGTTTAACAGCAACTGCAAACGCTCAGATTCAGAAAGGTAATTGGATGGTAGGGGGTAACCTTGCAGGTGCCAACTTCGGTTTAAACAAAGGAGGTGGTTATGATTTTAATATTCAGCCGAAAGGAGCTTATTTCATTGAGGATAATATTGCATTAGGAGGATATGTAGATTTAGGTTTCAAAGGAGCCAAAGATGCACCGACTACTTTTACATATAACGTAGGGGCATTAGGACGTTACTATCTTAACCCGGGAGAGCAGGGAGTAAGCAACTTACTACACCACGGAAGATGGTTTCTAGAAGGTAATGTAGGTGTTGGAGGAACTTCTATTTCTAAAGGAGGCTCTTCTTCTAACGGTCTTAACTTTGGATTCGGACCTGGGTATTCTTACTTCATCACTCCAAACATCGGATTAGAAGGTTTAGTAAAATATGATGCCAATGCAGGATTCGGAAGCGGTGGATATACTAACAAAATTACTTTTGGTTTAGGATTCCAGATTTATCTTCCAACGTCTAAAGCTAAGCAAATTATCAACGACGTTAAGTAA
- a CDS encoding peroxiredoxin produces MSIKLGDTAPNFKAESSLGDIHFYDYLGDSWGILFSHPADYTPVCTTELGYTSKLQSEFAQRGTKVIALSVDGVEDHQNWVKDINETQNTDVQFPIIADKDRKISELYDFIHPNASATATVRSLLIIDPAKKVRLIITYPASTGRNFNEILRVLDSLQLVDAHQVATPVNWENGDDVIIPPAISTEDARKKFPKGVTEIKPYLRYTPQPNI; encoded by the coding sequence ATGTCAATCAAACTAGGAGATACAGCACCCAACTTTAAGGCAGAATCATCTTTAGGGGATATTCATTTTTATGATTATCTGGGAGATTCCTGGGGTATTCTATTTTCACATCCGGCAGACTATACACCGGTTTGCACTACAGAACTTGGTTATACCTCAAAATTGCAGTCAGAATTTGCCCAAAGAGGAACCAAGGTGATTGCTCTGAGTGTAGATGGAGTAGAGGATCATCAAAATTGGGTGAAAGATATTAATGAAACCCAAAATACGGATGTGCAGTTTCCTATTATTGCTGATAAAGACAGAAAGATTTCAGAATTGTATGACTTCATTCATCCCAATGCCTCGGCTACGGCTACTGTTAGATCGTTGTTGATTATTGATCCTGCGAAGAAAGTAAGATTGATTATTACTTACCCTGCTTCTACCGGAAGAAATTTTAATGAAATTTTGAGGGTACTGGATTCTCTACAATTAGTAGATGCTCATCAGGTGGCGACCCCTGTCAATTGGGAAAATGGTGATGATGTAATTATTCCTCCTGCTATTTCTACTGAGGATGCCAGAAAGAAATTTCCCAAGGGTGTTACTGAGATAAAGCCGTATTTACGATATACTCCTCAGCCCAATATATGA
- a CDS encoding mechanosensitive ion channel family protein yields MEKTGLSYIDVVYKVLESWYMTFAELTPKLIVGILVFTFFVISSKYLSQISVKLFHRFFPKSQKESSLVTLISIFKFLIMLFGTFISLEIMGFSGFLWKFIGSLGVAGVIAGVALKDLVSSIFSGMLIGIDKAFKVGDYITIGTHSGTVQEIGFLTTKILTDDGKKAYIPNQVVFNAPFYNITASPQRRIILNFEIPADEDISKAQKSIMEVVQNLDNVDKLDTAEVIFTDLKQGSFNLQVKFWIKVGANLAQIKSKAYLGIKERFDTDHIQLVTPTSISITSGETNFTESQQDK; encoded by the coding sequence ATGGAGAAAACCGGACTCAGCTACATTGACGTTGTTTATAAGGTATTGGAAAGCTGGTATATGACATTTGCAGAGCTTACCCCAAAATTAATTGTGGGAATTTTAGTATTTACATTTTTCGTTATCAGCAGTAAGTACCTAAGCCAAATTTCAGTAAAACTATTTCATCGATTCTTCCCAAAAAGCCAAAAAGAAAGCTCATTGGTGACCTTAATCAGTATATTCAAGTTTCTGATCATGCTGTTTGGGACCTTTATTTCTCTTGAAATTATGGGGTTCAGTGGTTTCCTTTGGAAGTTTATAGGAAGCTTGGGAGTGGCCGGAGTTATAGCCGGGGTTGCCTTAAAAGATCTTGTCTCCAGTATCTTTTCAGGAATGCTGATTGGGATTGATAAGGCCTTTAAGGTTGGAGATTATATTACGATAGGCACTCATTCAGGAACCGTGCAGGAAATTGGTTTTTTAACTACAAAAATATTAACCGATGATGGTAAGAAAGCTTATATACCCAATCAGGTGGTTTTCAATGCACCATTTTATAATATTACGGCTTCTCCACAGCGCAGAATTATCTTAAACTTTGAAATTCCTGCAGATGAAGATATCAGTAAGGCACAAAAGAGCATTATGGAGGTGGTTCAAAATCTTGACAATGTGGATAAGTTGGATACTGCAGAAGTAATTTTTACGGATCTGAAACAAGGATCATTCAATCTTCAGGTAAAGTTCTGGATAAAAGTAGGAGCTAATCTGGCACAGATAAAAAGTAAGGCTTATTTAGGCATTAAAGAACGTTTTGATACAGATCATATTCAATTGGTAACGCCAACGAGTATAAGTATTACGAGTGGAGAAACTAATTTTACTGAAAGCCAACAGGATAAGTAA
- the sucC gene encoding ADP-forming succinate--CoA ligase subunit beta, protein MNLHEYQSKEILSKYGVAIQRGFVANNVEEAVAAAEKLTAETGAQAWVVKAQIHAGGRGKGGGVKFSPNMDKLKENAQNIIGMQLVTPQTSAEGKKVHSVLVAEDVYYPGESETKEFYVSILLDRAEGKNTIVYSTEGGMDIEHVAEVTPHLIHNELIDPALGLQGFQARKIAFNLGLEGNAFKEFVKFISSLYNAYTGIDASLFEINPVLKTSDNKIIAVDAKVTLDGNSLFRHKDLAELRDTREEDPIDVEAGEAGLNFVKLDGNVACMVNGAGLAMATMDIIKLSGGNPANFLDVGGTADAQRVQTAFGIILRDPNVKAILINIFGGIVRCDRVAQGVVDAYKAMGSLPVPLIVRLQGTNAVEAKKLIDESGLPVHSAITLEEAANKVKEVLA, encoded by the coding sequence ATGAATCTTCACGAGTATCAATCAAAAGAGATTTTATCAAAGTATGGAGTAGCTATCCAACGTGGTTTCGTAGCAAACAACGTAGAAGAAGCTGTAGCAGCTGCTGAAAAATTGACTGCTGAAACTGGAGCTCAGGCTTGGGTTGTTAAAGCACAGATTCACGCAGGTGGTCGTGGTAAAGGTGGGGGTGTTAAGTTTTCTCCAAACATGGATAAACTTAAAGAAAACGCTCAGAATATCATCGGAATGCAGTTGGTAACTCCACAAACTTCTGCTGAAGGTAAAAAAGTACACTCTGTTTTGGTTGCAGAAGATGTTTATTATCCTGGAGAATCAGAAACTAAAGAATTTTATGTTTCTATTCTTTTAGATAGAGCTGAAGGGAAAAATACAATCGTATATTCTACTGAAGGGGGTATGGATATTGAGCACGTTGCTGAAGTAACTCCTCATTTGATCCACAACGAACTTATTGATCCTGCTTTAGGTCTTCAAGGTTTCCAGGCTAGAAAAATTGCTTTCAACCTAGGCCTTGAAGGAAATGCATTCAAAGAATTTGTGAAATTTATTTCATCTCTTTACAATGCTTACACAGGAATTGATGCTTCTCTTTTTGAAATCAACCCTGTATTAAAAACTTCTGATAACAAAATTATCGCTGTTGATGCTAAGGTAACTTTAGATGGTAACTCATTATTCCGTCACAAAGATCTTGCAGAATTAAGAGATACAAGAGAAGAAGATCCTATTGATGTTGAAGCTGGTGAAGCTGGTCTTAACTTCGTAAAATTAGATGGTAACGTTGCTTGTATGGTAAACGGTGCTGGTCTTGCAATGGCAACCATGGATATCATCAAATTATCTGGTGGTAACCCTGCTAACTTCCTTGACGTAGGTGGTACTGCAGATGCTCAGAGAGTACAAACAGCTTTCGGAATCATCTTAAGAGATCCAAACGTAAAAGCTATTTTGATTAACATCTTCGGAGGTATCGTAAGATGTGACAGAGTTGCTCAAGGGGTTGTAGATGCTTACAAAGCTATGGGTAGCCTTCCAGTTCCATTGATCGTAAGATTACAAGGAACTAACGCTGTAGAAGCTAAAAAATTAATTGACGAGTCTGGTCTTCCAGTTCACTCTGCAATTACTTTAGAAGAAGCTGCAAACAAAGTAAAAGAAGTTTTAGCGTAA
- a CDS encoding chloride channel protein — protein sequence MKINRKRRLIKTFNLLDQPMRFNPFVFSRTFFMWAITGLVGGIIAGGYWIVLEHFTEFLAHFQGWQVIPTMAICGLLAGLVIHFIGDPGEIHLIVNNIRFNKGKLEPKNNPSMILSSLFCVASGGSLGPEAPLVQVTGSTGTWLGKIFRLKGEELRSLSIAGMASGFTALFGAPLGGSLFSLEILHHKHAVEYYKAIIPALVASCFSYLMFALIIHLGIGATWDLKAYHYTGVYDFAYAIAFGIVGTVFGWIFIFVVKFFKKVFEYRKFPIYIKTLVGGIILGIIAYNFPITRYFGHNEINQLIGGNFGLNFLILVLIFKIIAIAITVTSGWRGGFIIPLFFVGTTLGLIIHNLFPSVDTTLAIVSCMAAINACVTRTPMSTTIILGTLTGFTYFVPILFASLTGYFLAPKIPFIGSQSEKLSEE from the coding sequence ATGAAAATCAATAGAAAGAGACGCTTAATCAAAACATTCAATCTCTTGGATCAGCCAATGAGGTTTAATCCGTTTGTGTTCAGTCGTACTTTTTTTATGTGGGCCATTACGGGTTTGGTAGGAGGTATTATTGCAGGAGGATATTGGATTGTACTTGAACATTTTACTGAATTTTTAGCCCATTTTCAAGGTTGGCAGGTAATTCCTACAATGGCAATTTGTGGTTTATTGGCAGGCTTGGTCATCCATTTTATCGGAGATCCCGGAGAAATCCATTTGATTGTGAATAACATCAGATTCAATAAAGGAAAGCTGGAACCGAAAAACAATCCGTCAATGATCCTTTCCTCTCTTTTTTGCGTAGCATCAGGGGGAAGCTTAGGTCCGGAAGCCCCATTGGTACAGGTGACAGGATCTACAGGAACGTGGTTGGGGAAGATTTTCAGATTAAAAGGAGAGGAATTACGTTCTTTAAGTATCGCCGGAATGGCTTCTGGTTTTACAGCCTTATTTGGAGCACCTCTGGGAGGAAGTCTTTTTTCCCTTGAAATATTGCATCATAAGCATGCAGTTGAATATTATAAAGCCATTATTCCTGCGTTGGTAGCCAGTTGTTTTAGTTATTTAATGTTTGCCTTGATTATCCATTTGGGAATTGGTGCAACATGGGATCTGAAAGCTTACCACTATACAGGAGTTTACGATTTTGCCTACGCTATAGCTTTTGGAATAGTAGGAACCGTCTTTGGGTGGATCTTCATCTTTGTTGTAAAATTCTTCAAAAAAGTTTTTGAATACAGAAAATTCCCGATTTATATTAAAACATTAGTAGGAGGAATCATTTTAGGGATTATTGCCTATAATTTTCCCATTACAAGATACTTTGGACATAATGAAATCAATCAGCTGATAGGCGGAAACTTTGGATTGAACTTTTTAATTCTTGTCCTTATCTTTAAAATAATAGCCATTGCCATTACAGTAACTTCCGGCTGGAGAGGAGGTTTTATTATTCCGTTGTTCTTTGTGGGGACAACATTGGGACTAATTATCCACAATTTATTTCCAAGTGTGGATACCACTTTAGCCATTGTTAGTTGTATGGCAGCCATCAATGCATGTGTAACAAGAACACCCATGAGTACAACAATCATTTTAGGAACACTTACAGGGTTTACTTATTTTGTACCGATATTATTTGCCAGCCTTACGGGATATTTCCTTGCTCCGAAGATTCCTTTCATCGGATCGCAGTCTGAGAAACTATCGGAAGAATAA
- a CDS encoding DUF423 domain-containing protein: MKTITLIFGAVYGMLSVILGAFGAHALKKILSVERLESFETGVRYQMYAAFFLLIIGYILKFETSTEKWTSILMIAGTLLFSVSIYFLSLQDYLGANLKFLGPITPLGGLLMILSWGMLILYFAKNRI, encoded by the coding sequence ATGAAAACAATTACCCTTATTTTTGGAGCAGTGTATGGAATGCTTTCAGTAATCCTTGGCGCATTCGGAGCACACGCCTTAAAGAAAATATTATCCGTAGAAAGACTGGAAAGTTTTGAAACCGGAGTAAGATACCAGATGTATGCAGCATTCTTTCTGCTCATTATCGGATATATTTTAAAATTTGAAACTTCCACTGAAAAATGGACTTCAATTTTAATGATTGCAGGAACATTATTATTCTCAGTGAGTATCTATTTTCTTAGTTTGCAGGATTATTTGGGAGCCAATCTTAAATTTTTAGGCCCTATTACACCGCTTGGAGGATTATTGATGATTCTAAGCTGGGGAATGCTTATTCTTTATTTTGCTAAAAATAGAATCTAA